The Anabas testudineus chromosome 11, fAnaTes1.2, whole genome shotgun sequence genome has a segment encoding these proteins:
- the LOC113154853 gene encoding lens fiber membrane intrinsic protein-like yields MFPLKKSCSSVGPLYQLKMYSFMGGGLFCAIVGNILLVGSTATDYWMQYRLSGNYAHQGLWRYCMSNKCYMQTDSIAYWNATRAFMILSAMSCFSGIIAGIMSFAQFSSFERFNRSFAAGIMFFVSTLFVLLGMAIYTGVTINFLGKRFGDWRFSWSYILGWVAMLMTFFAGIFYICAYRMCECRRGTGTR; encoded by the exons ATGTTTCCACTAAAGAAGAG TTGCTCTTCAGTGGGCCCATTATATCAGCTCAAGATGTACAGCTTCATGGGAGGGGGCCTGTTCTGTGCCATCGTGGGTAATATCCTGTTGGTGGGCTCCACTGCTACTGACTACTGGATGCAGTACCGTCTCTCTGGAAACTATGCTCACCAGGGTCTGTGGAGGTACTGCATGTCCAACAAGTGCTACATGCAGACTGACAGTATAG CCTACTGGAATGCGACCAGGGCCTTCATGATCCTTTCAGCGATGTCGTGCTTCTCAGGCATTATCGCTGGCATCATGTCCTTTGCACAGTTCTCCTCCTTCGAAAGGTTCAATCGCTCCTTTGCTGCGGgaatcatgttttttgtttcca CTTTATTTGTTCTGCTCGGTATGGCTATTTATACCGGAGTGACCATCAACTTTCTGGGGAAGCGCTTTGGTGACTGGCGCTTCTCCTGGTCCTACATACTGGGCTGGGTGGCTATGCTTATGACCTTCTTTGCAG GTATTTTCTACATATGTGCCTACAGAATGTGTGAATGCAGAAGAGGAACAGGCACACGCTAG